A single Dermacentor albipictus isolate Rhodes 1998 colony chromosome 3, USDA_Dalb.pri_finalv2, whole genome shotgun sequence DNA region contains:
- the LOC139057046 gene encoding uncharacterized protein, translating to MRRDNIFRPVSEGGLGLVHLYVRQIVSRFFFFRDTSHPVIRSYMQVTLVNALPDLVVSSSFSSRLCLWGFMQEVYLAVRFLTVRFSTEYLYSVSRKALYKDSLSMLFPPPLYRSIYIKLPGHDVLKRVRKMYLSPCCKTFFYKVHSETIPVKAWLQKKGIFVSSVNCRLCDVPETIEHCFISCTDAILFWDVLQRTLKRDFEISAHTVRYLLPTSDNSAPFDIFFVMGMHSLWKTRRMDRNAETVVPTRTNFIQMTLHLKQVYDGLGVQPDWYPILVRCLSLPPF from the coding sequence atgaggcgagacaatatttttaggcctgttagcgaaggtgggctgggcttggtacatctttatgtgcggcagatagtgtctcgtttcttcttttttcgcgatacttccCATCCTGTGATTCGTTcatacatgcaagtcacacttgttaatgcgttgcctgatttagttgtttcttcaagtttttcttcgcgcttatgcttgtgggggttcatgcaagaagtttatttggcggttcgtttcctgacagttcggttttccactgaatacttgtattctGTGTCGCGCAAAGCGTTGTACAAAGACTCACTATCCATGCTATTTCCGCCTCCACTTTaccgatcaatatacattaaattgccaggccacgatgtgttaaagcgagttcgcaaaatgtatttatccccttgctgcaaaacattcttttataaagttcatagtgaaaccataccggttaaagcatggctacaaaaaaagggtatctttgtctcttctgttaactgtcgcctttgtgatgtaccagagacaattgaacattgttttattagctgcaccgacgccatcctattttgggatgtcctccaacggactttaaagagAGACTTTGAGATTagcgctcatactgtgcgatacctgctgccaacctctgataatagtgcacctttcgatattttttttgtcatgggaatgcacagtttgtggaaaacgcgaaggatggaccgaaacgccgagacggttgtacctacaaggacaaatttcatccaaatgacactacacctaaagcaggtttatgatggactcggtgtgcaaccggactggtaccctattttggtgaggtgcttatccttgccacccttctaa